The Helianthus annuus cultivar XRQ/B chromosome 16, HanXRQr2.0-SUNRISE, whole genome shotgun sequence genome includes a window with the following:
- the LOC110918394 gene encoding ethylene-response factor C3 yields MSSYPNLDFFPTSPCSWDELLFSHHMLSRVHIKDENFIFPDRSEEQYEHSPEPDPNKILDEEKETLQVTSKLEEEPEALKKRFIGVRERPWGKFAAEIRDSTRNGIRVWLGTFASAEQAALIYDQAAFSMRGSLAQLNYPIETVKESLKGKSYGFYKDGSSPAAAIKESHRVRRISKSRRNNKNQVSPKTPVVFEDLGSDLLEQLLSTPESSCSSTRS; encoded by the coding sequence ATGTCTTCATATCCCAATCTAGATTTTTTCCCAACATCTCCTTGTTCATGGGATGAACTTTTGTTCTCTCACCATATGCTTTCAAGAGTCCACATAAAAGATGAAAACTTCATTTTCCCGGATCGTAGTGAGGAACAATATGAGCATTCACCCGAACCAGATCCAAACAAAATCTTAGACGAAGAGAAGGAGACCTTACAAGTAACTTCAAAGCTAGAAGAGGAGCCCGAAGCCTTAAAAAAGCGGTTCATTGGGGTCCGAGAAAGGCCATGGGGGAAGTTTGCAGCAGAGATAAGGGATTCAACAAGAAATGGGATTAGGGTTTGGCTTGGGACGTTTGCTAGCGCTGAACAGGCCGCTTTGATTTATGATCAAGCGGCATTTTCGATGAGAGGTTCCTTGGCTCAACTCAACTATCCAATTGAGACTGTGAAAGAGTCTTTAAAAGGGAAAAGCTACGGCTTTTACAAGGACGGATCTTCACCAGCAGCAGCCATAAAAGAAAGTCATAGAGTGAGAAGAATATCTAAAAGTAGGAGAAACAATAAGAACCAAGTGTCTCCCAAAACACCTGTTGTTTTTGAGGATTTAGGATCTGATTTGCTAGAACAGCTCTTGAGTACACCTGAAAGTTCTTGTTCTAGTACACGTTCTTAA
- the LOC110920437 gene encoding uncharacterized protein LOC110920437, whose protein sequence is MSTVGTRVILSSSFTGGSRYMWENYYDRMAICKWFGYPDFFITITCNPKWPEIKRFLKDKNINPEDRPDILCRLFKIMLDSMMKDLREKSLFGKASAVVYTIEFQKRGLPHAHIYPDLYTLFSDYMIHGPCGIAKPSCPCMVQGPDRAEVEVVKNADEGQRENGKYEILIHYDCRYLSSCEASWRIYPYDVYYRYPSVIRLPFHLPDQQNVVYGPDDELDNVLQKPSVSSTMFLEWMEKKLK, encoded by the exons ATGTCAACTGTTGGAACACGTGTAATACTATCGTCTTCCTTTACTGGTGGTTCGCGTTACATGTGGGAAAATTATTATGATAGGATGGCTATTTGTAAATGGTTTGGATATCCGGATTTTTTCATTACAATCACGTGTAATCCTAAATGGCCAGAGATTAAAAGATTTCTTAAGGACAAGAACATTAATCCAGAGGATAGACCAGACATTTTATGCCGACTGTTCAAAATTATGTTGGACTCAATGATGAAAGACTTGCGAGAGAAATCGTTATTCGGCAAGGCTTCGGCAG TTGTTTATACAATAGAGTTTCAAAAAAGAGGTTTACCGCACGCTCATATCT ATCCAGATCTGTATACTCTTTTCAGTGACTATATGATTCACGGACCTTGTGGTATTGCAAAACCAAGTTGTCCGTGTATGGTTCAAG GACCTGATAGGGCCGAAgttgaagttgtaaagaatgCTGATGAAGGCCAACGAGAAAATGGAAAATATGAAATCCTAATTCATTATGATTGTAGATATCTCTCATCGTGTGAAGCTTCATGGCGCATCTATCCATATGATGTTTATTATAGGTATCCTTCTGTAATTAGGCTTCCGTTTCATCTACCAGATCAACAAAATGTTGTATATGGTCCTGATGATGAACTTGATAACGTTCTTCAAAAACCATCTGTTTCTTCTACTATGTTTTTGGAGTGGATGGAAAAAAAACTGAAATGA